In one Haloplanus salinus genomic region, the following are encoded:
- the rpsB gene encoding 30S ribosomal protein S2 → MTDNDNELETPDGEAEAEAAAEEAAAPDDAAPADTEEPTVEAADEAAEADEEAADEDATPFDDDVMPDDEADLLIPVEDYLGAGVHIGTQQKTEDMERFIHRVRDDGLYVLDVSQTDRRIRTAADFLANYAPEQILVTTSRQYGRFPAEKFAEAIGARARTGRFIPGTLTNPDYDGYIEPDVVVVTDPIGDSQAVKEAITVGIPVIAMCDSNNQLSNVDLVIPTNNKGRRALSVVYWLLANETLDRRGAEPAYALDDFEAGI, encoded by the coding sequence ATGACAGACAACGACAACGAACTCGAAACCCCTGACGGCGAGGCGGAGGCGGAGGCCGCGGCCGAGGAGGCCGCCGCCCCCGACGACGCCGCGCCCGCGGACACTGAGGAACCGACCGTCGAGGCGGCCGACGAGGCGGCCGAGGCCGACGAAGAAGCAGCCGACGAGGACGCCACCCCGTTCGACGACGACGTGATGCCCGACGACGAGGCGGACCTCCTCATTCCCGTGGAGGACTATCTCGGCGCCGGCGTCCACATCGGCACCCAACAGAAGACCGAGGACATGGAACGGTTCATTCACCGTGTCCGTGACGACGGCCTGTACGTGCTGGACGTGAGTCAGACCGATCGGCGCATCCGCACGGCCGCGGACTTCCTCGCGAACTACGCGCCCGAGCAGATCCTCGTGACCACCTCGCGCCAGTACGGCCGGTTCCCGGCCGAGAAGTTCGCCGAGGCGATCGGCGCCCGCGCCCGCACCGGGCGCTTCATTCCGGGTACGCTGACGAACCCGGACTACGACGGCTACATCGAGCCGGACGTGGTGGTCGTCACCGACCCCATCGGTGACTCGCAGGCGGTCAAGGAGGCCATCACGGTCGGCATCCCCGTCATCGCCATGTGCGACTCGAACAACCAGCTCAGCAACGTCGACCTCGTCATCCCGACGAACAACAAGGGTCGACGCGCCCTGTCGGTCGTCTACTGGCTGCTGGCCAACGAGACGCTCGACCGTCGCGGTGCCGAACCCGCCTACGCCCTCGACGACTTCGAGGCGGGCATCTGA
- a CDS encoding zinc-dependent metalloprotease — MNLFRSIRTVTGASGDGYVDWPAVAEAAKASTDAGHLDLSDAERAGYAADVRDARDRLRSLGDVAFDLPDAIEIQNRHHWIDANVDTFQRVMAPVEREAPRALFPGVTRVVNTGSLSVMLAFLGRNVLGQYDPLLLAEAAPGDRDHALYFVHPNISAVAETLDVAEARFRRWIAFHEVSHAAEFGAAPWLSAHLETRLERGVDALAAGELDREAFAELDTAMTAVEGYAELLMDRAFDDDYADLRAKLDARRQGGGPVARLARRLLGLGLKRRQYERGAAFFRTVADARGLDGASAVWERPENLPTDAELDHPERWLARV, encoded by the coding sequence ATGAACCTCTTTCGCAGCATCCGGACCGTCACGGGCGCGTCCGGCGACGGCTACGTCGACTGGCCGGCGGTCGCCGAGGCGGCCAAGGCCAGCACGGACGCCGGGCACCTCGACCTGAGCGACGCCGAGCGCGCGGGCTATGCGGCGGACGTGCGCGACGCGCGGGACCGCCTCCGCTCGTTAGGCGACGTCGCGTTCGACCTCCCCGACGCCATCGAGATTCAGAACCGTCACCACTGGATCGACGCCAACGTCGACACCTTCCAGCGGGTGATGGCACCCGTCGAGCGCGAAGCACCACGGGCGCTCTTTCCCGGCGTCACCCGCGTCGTCAACACCGGCTCCCTCTCTGTCATGCTCGCCTTCCTCGGCCGGAACGTTCTGGGGCAGTACGACCCGCTCCTTCTCGCGGAGGCGGCGCCCGGCGACCGGGACCACGCCCTCTACTTCGTCCACCCGAACATCTCGGCCGTGGCCGAGACGCTCGACGTCGCGGAGGCCCGCTTCCGGCGATGGATCGCGTTCCACGAAGTGTCCCACGCCGCCGAGTTCGGCGCGGCCCCGTGGCTCTCGGCGCATCTCGAAACCCGCCTCGAACGTGGCGTCGACGCCCTCGCGGCGGGCGAGTTGGACCGCGAGGCGTTCGCCGAACTCGATACGGCGATGACGGCGGTGGAGGGGTACGCAGAACTCCTGATGGATCGGGCGTTCGATGACGACTACGCCGACTTACGGGCGAAACTCGACGCTCGGCGGCAGGGTGGCGGTCCGGTCGCCCGACTCGCCCGGCGGCTGCTCGGCCTCGGGCTGAAGCGCCGGCAGTACGAACGCGGCGCGGCCTTCTTCCGCACCGTCGCCGACGCGCGGGGGTTGGACGGCGCGAGCGCCGTGTGGGAGCGCCCGGAGAACCTCCCGACGGACGCGGAACTCGACCACCCCGAGCGGTGGTTGGCGCGGGTCTGA
- a CDS encoding nuclear transport factor 2 family protein has translation MNAAATIREYYEALRRGEPLYPYFAERPDVVKVGVGERLVGYDAIAEGLREQTRTTEDWTVESDDLRVTERDGYAYFSDSVFMTWTNREANHEYAFSTRWSGTMERRGEGDAAEWLFVGMHVSTPYVG, from the coding sequence ATGAACGCGGCGGCAACCATCCGCGAGTACTACGAGGCGCTCCGGCGGGGCGAACCGCTCTACCCGTACTTCGCGGAGCGTCCGGACGTGGTGAAGGTCGGCGTCGGCGAACGGCTGGTCGGCTACGACGCCATCGCCGAGGGCCTGCGCGAGCAGACCCGGACGACCGAGGACTGGACGGTCGAGAGCGACGACCTGCGGGTCACCGAGCGCGACGGCTACGCCTACTTCTCCGATTCGGTGTTCATGACCTGGACGAACCGGGAGGCGAACCACGAGTACGCCTTCTCGACGCGCTGGAGCGGGACGATGGAACGCCGCGGCGAGGGCGACGCGGCCGAGTGGCTCTTCGTCGGCATGCACGTCAGTACACCCTACGTCGGCTGA
- the phoU gene encoding phosphate signaling complex protein PhoU: MARTDYQSSLEKLRGDVLYMSELVAERLRTGLDALERKDERLAREVIGGDDEINEMYLELEGECVDLIALQQPVASDLRFIAASFKIITDLERIGDLAVNLGGYALDAERDLFPDVDMQRIGMATLEMLEDAMSAYAGEDVDACYAVAERDDGVDAMCEAASEVVVRDLIEGDYLTDGADETEVKSLMRDISRLLLTIRDLERVGDHAVNIAARTLYMAENDDELLY, from the coding sequence ATGGCACGAACGGACTATCAGTCGTCGTTGGAGAAGCTTCGCGGCGACGTTCTCTACATGAGCGAGCTGGTCGCGGAGCGGCTCCGGACCGGGCTCGACGCCCTCGAGCGGAAGGACGAACGACTCGCCCGCGAGGTGATCGGGGGCGACGACGAGATCAACGAGATGTATCTCGAACTCGAAGGGGAGTGCGTCGATCTGATCGCCCTCCAACAGCCCGTCGCCAGCGACCTGCGTTTCATCGCGGCGTCGTTCAAGATCATCACGGATCTCGAACGCATCGGCGACCTCGCCGTCAACCTCGGCGGCTACGCCCTCGACGCCGAACGTGACCTCTTCCCCGACGTCGACATGCAGCGCATCGGGATGGCGACCCTCGAGATGCTGGAGGACGCGATGAGCGCCTACGCCGGCGAGGACGTGGACGCGTGTTACGCGGTCGCCGAACGCGACGACGGGGTGGACGCGATGTGCGAGGCCGCGAGCGAAGTCGTCGTTCGTGACCTCATCGAGGGCGACTACCTCACCGACGGGGCGGACGAGACCGAGGTCAAGTCCCTGATGCGGGACATCTCCCGCCTCCTCCTCACGATCCGTGACCTCGAACGCGTCGGCGATCACGCTGTCAACATTGCGGCCCGCACCCTCTACATGGCCGAGAACGACGACGAACTACTCTACTGA
- the pstB gene encoding phosphate ABC transporter ATP-binding protein PstB → MTDNPEQEYASEESTDDPTTDDMLVETDVSGSVESSGPTMQANTVVRAENVDVWYNDEQALRDISLDIPENQVTAMIGPSGCGKSTFLRCINRMNDLIDAASVEGDLYLRGKNVYDDDVDPVALRRRVGMVFQSANPFPKSIYDNVAYGLKIQNKPGDYDEIVEESLKRAALWDEVNDRLDESGLELSGGQQQRLCIARAIAPDPEVILMDEPASALDPVATSQIEDLISELAEEYTVVIVTHNMQQAARISNRTAVFLTGGELVEFDDTEKIFENPESQRVEDYITGKFG, encoded by the coding sequence ATGACAGATAATCCGGAACAGGAGTACGCGAGCGAGGAATCGACCGACGATCCGACGACCGACGACATGCTCGTCGAAACCGATGTGAGCGGGAGCGTCGAGTCGTCGGGGCCGACGATGCAGGCGAACACCGTCGTCCGCGCCGAGAACGTCGACGTCTGGTACAACGACGAGCAGGCGCTTCGGGACATCAGCCTCGACATCCCGGAGAATCAGGTGACGGCCATGATCGGGCCGTCGGGCTGTGGGAAGTCCACGTTCCTCCGGTGTATCAACCGGATGAACGACCTCATCGACGCCGCCAGCGTCGAGGGTGACCTCTACCTGCGCGGAAAGAACGTCTACGACGACGACGTCGACCCCGTCGCGCTTCGCCGCCGGGTCGGCATGGTGTTCCAGTCAGCCAACCCCTTCCCAAAGAGCATCTACGACAACGTCGCGTACGGCCTGAAGATCCAGAACAAGCCGGGCGACTACGACGAGATCGTCGAGGAGTCGCTGAAGCGGGCGGCGCTGTGGGACGAGGTGAACGACCGCCTCGACGAGTCGGGATTGGAGCTCTCGGGTGGCCAACAACAGCGGCTCTGTATCGCCCGCGCCATCGCCCCCGACCCCGAGGTCATCCTGATGGACGAACCCGCATCGGCGCTCGACCCCGTCGCCACCTCACAGATCGAGGACCTCATCTCCGAACTCGCCGAGGAGTACACCGTCGTCATCGTTACCCACAACATGCAACAGGCGGCACGCATCTCCAACAGGACGGCCGTCTTCCTCACCGGGGGTGAACTCGTCGAGTTCGACGACACCGAGAAAATCTTCGAGAACCCCGAGAGTCAACGCGTCGAAGACTACATCACCGGCAAGTTCGGCTAG
- the pstA gene encoding phosphate ABC transporter permease PstA, giving the protein MATRENVIEDFGHVSRTVGTVFRYLLLAATLFGIVALAVLLIYVANDAIRPLTADPGWHLTFFLTLVTPTLVVGGYLLRADAASFRFGASVVGLLAVGTMFGGGAAMIFVDIVSPVVWFSYVLALVVALAGVVAIERFDRRLPFLARFAGAGGVLVGSLLLVPGLVQALPVYPTDGVMLTLSLGAPVALVVGRYAAAEAGRRGTLLAILAGVVAVGTGEVLGPLLAVGAVPATVLLSVAVVPTGGYAVGAVRRNPELRSGLVLAATILGGALVGAAAADAFGFTGPQSWLDWGFLTSAHSGTAADAGLYPAIGGSILLMVTVAALSFPLGVGAAVYLEEYAPDNRLTRFIDVNISNLAGVPSVVYGLLGLGVFVTYLGQPTGTVLIGGATLALLILPIVIISAREALRSVPNEMRQASYGMGATRWQTIKNVVLPRAFPGILTGTILALGRAIGETAPLIMIGAPNVLFSLPTALSSKVSAMPLQVYAWASLFASEPFYQAAVPAGVVVLLIVLLSMNSVAIVLRNKYQSDQ; this is encoded by the coding sequence ATGGCGACGAGAGAGAACGTCATCGAGGACTTCGGTCACGTCAGCCGCACCGTCGGCACCGTCTTCCGCTATCTCCTGCTGGCGGCGACGCTGTTCGGCATCGTGGCGCTGGCGGTGCTTTTGATCTACGTCGCCAACGACGCCATCCGGCCGCTGACCGCCGACCCCGGCTGGCATCTCACCTTCTTCCTGACGCTCGTCACCCCGACGCTCGTCGTCGGGGGCTACCTCCTGCGCGCCGACGCGGCCTCGTTCCGGTTCGGCGCGAGCGTCGTCGGCCTGCTCGCGGTCGGTACGATGTTCGGCGGCGGCGCGGCGATGATCTTCGTCGACATCGTATCGCCGGTGGTGTGGTTCAGCTACGTCCTCGCGCTCGTCGTCGCGCTCGCGGGCGTCGTGGCCATCGAGCGGTTCGACCGGCGGCTCCCCTTCCTCGCGCGCTTCGCCGGCGCCGGCGGGGTCCTCGTCGGGTCGCTGCTCCTCGTCCCCGGCCTCGTACAGGCCCTCCCCGTCTACCCCACCGACGGCGTCATGCTCACCCTCTCGCTCGGCGCGCCGGTGGCGCTCGTCGTCGGCCGCTACGCCGCCGCGGAGGCGGGGCGCCGGGGCACCCTCCTCGCGATTCTGGCTGGCGTCGTCGCCGTCGGCACCGGCGAAGTGCTCGGGCCGCTGCTGGCCGTCGGCGCGGTGCCCGCGACGGTGTTGCTGTCCGTCGCCGTGGTTCCCACCGGCGGCTACGCCGTCGGCGCCGTGCGTCGGAATCCGGAGCTTCGGTCGGGACTCGTCCTCGCGGCCACGATTCTCGGCGGGGCCCTCGTCGGTGCCGCGGCCGCCGACGCCTTCGGCTTTACCGGGCCGCAGTCGTGGCTCGACTGGGGCTTTCTCACCAGCGCCCACAGCGGGACGGCGGCCGACGCGGGGCTCTACCCCGCCATCGGCGGCTCCATCCTCCTGATGGTCACCGTCGCCGCCCTCTCGTTCCCGCTCGGCGTCGGCGCCGCGGTGTACCTGGAGGAGTACGCGCCGGACAACCGCCTTACCCGCTTCATCGACGTGAACATCTCCAACCTCGCCGGCGTCCCCTCCGTCGTGTACGGGCTGCTCGGACTGGGCGTGTTCGTCACCTATCTCGGCCAGCCCACTGGGACCGTCCTCATCGGCGGGGCGACGCTCGCGCTCCTCATCCTCCCCATCGTGATCATCTCGGCCCGCGAGGCGCTCCGAAGCGTCCCGAACGAGATGCGACAGGCCTCCTACGGGATGGGCGCGACGCGGTGGCAGACGATCAAAAACGTCGTTCTCCCCCGGGCCTTCCCCGGGATTCTGACCGGGACGATCCTGGCGCTCGGTCGTGCCATCGGCGAGACGGCGCCGCTCATCATGATCGGCGCGCCGAACGTCCTCTTCTCCCTGCCGACGGCCCTCTCCTCGAAAGTGAGCGCGATGCCACTGCAGGTGTACGCCTGGGCGAGCCTCTTCGCCAGCGAACCGTTCTACCAGGCGGCCGTCCCCGCGGGCGTCGTCGTGTTGCTCATCGTCCTGCTCAGCATGAACTCCGTCGCCATCGTGCTGCGCAACAAGTACCAAAGCGACCAGTGA
- the pstC gene encoding phosphate ABC transporter permease subunit PstC, which produces MSTDDLRRDLTRRTENAPQELLTRSFFFLCAVLSIVTTVSIILMLTTEAAKFFTITAPLMGIEGPTASVVDFLTGTEWIINNEQFGVLPLVSATLAITVGSAVVALPLGVATAIYLSEYASPRAQQVLKPALEVLAGVPTVVYGFFAVVYITPAFRTVVPGLGTFNMLSASIVVGIMIIPMVASISEDAMSAVPDSLRQAGYGMGATKFDVSVGIVVPASLSGIFSSFILALSRAIGETMAVTVAAGSQANLLNPLNPAAYLEGALPMTAAMVNLLTGDITGGGVAYRSLFAIGLTLFVITLVMNIVSDLVAQRYREEY; this is translated from the coding sequence ATGAGTACGGACGACCTACGACGGGACCTCACCCGTCGAACGGAGAACGCGCCACAGGAACTTCTGACGCGCTCGTTTTTCTTCCTCTGTGCGGTGCTGTCCATCGTCACCACCGTCAGCATCATCCTGATGTTGACCACGGAGGCGGCGAAGTTCTTCACTATCACGGCGCCGTTGATGGGCATCGAGGGGCCGACCGCCTCGGTCGTCGACTTCCTCACCGGGACCGAGTGGATCATCAACAACGAACAGTTCGGCGTCCTGCCGCTGGTGTCGGCGACGCTCGCCATCACCGTCGGCTCGGCCGTCGTCGCTCTGCCGCTCGGCGTCGCGACGGCCATCTACCTCAGCGAGTACGCGAGCCCACGCGCCCAACAGGTGTTGAAGCCGGCGCTCGAAGTGCTCGCCGGCGTCCCGACGGTCGTCTACGGCTTCTTCGCAGTCGTCTACATCACCCCCGCGTTCCGGACGGTCGTCCCCGGACTCGGCACGTTCAACATGCTCTCGGCGAGTATCGTCGTCGGCATCATGATCATCCCGATGGTCGCCTCGATCAGCGAGGACGCGATGTCGGCCGTCCCCGACTCGCTCCGGCAGGCCGGCTACGGCATGGGCGCGACGAAGTTCGACGTCTCCGTCGGTATCGTCGTCCCCGCCTCCCTCTCCGGCATCTTCTCCTCGTTCATCCTCGCGCTCTCGCGAGCCATCGGCGAGACGATGGCCGTCACCGTCGCCGCGGGCTCACAGGCCAACCTCCTCAACCCGCTGAACCCGGCCGCGTATCTGGAGGGGGCGCTCCCGATGACCGCCGCCATGGTGAACCTCCTGACCGGCGACATCACCGGCGGCGGCGTCGCCTACCGCAGCCTCTTCGCCATCGGTCTCACGCTTTTCGTCATCACGCTCGTGATGAACATCGTCAGCGACCTCGTCGCACAGCGGTACCGGGAGGAGTACTGA
- a CDS encoding PstS family phosphate ABC transporter substrate-binding protein, producing the protein MTKESTSGRVSRRKFLAATGTVGAVGLAGCTQSGGGSGGDSENGEDGELSGTIDIAGSSTVFPLATAMAERFGEDHSEVNINIQSTGSGGGFANHFCPGRTDFNNASRPVQPEEEDACSENDVTPVEMTVATDALTVVVNNEADWVDCITVEELRQLWSAEEPPETWSEVNSDWPDRELELYGPTDASGTYDYFIEAILGEEGPGHRQDYSATEQDRTIIQGVEGSETAIGYLGFAYYSQNQDRVKALSVDDGSGCTEPSLETARAGEYTPLSRPLFTYAKQEALAEEHVAEFARYWIENATSQDIVADEVGYVPLSDEDQQAAMDALESAIENAQG; encoded by the coding sequence ATGACGAAGGAATCCACGAGCGGACGCGTGTCGCGCCGAAAGTTCCTCGCGGCGACCGGAACGGTCGGCGCCGTCGGACTCGCCGGCTGTACGCAGAGCGGTGGCGGGAGTGGGGGCGACAGCGAGAACGGCGAGGACGGCGAACTCTCCGGCACAATCGACATCGCCGGCAGTTCGACCGTGTTCCCGCTCGCGACGGCGATGGCCGAACGATTCGGGGAGGACCACTCCGAGGTCAACATCAACATCCAGTCCACCGGCTCGGGCGGCGGCTTCGCGAACCACTTCTGTCCCGGCCGGACGGACTTCAACAACGCCTCGCGGCCCGTCCAGCCCGAGGAGGAGGACGCGTGCTCGGAAAACGACGTCACGCCGGTCGAGATGACCGTCGCCACCGACGCGCTGACCGTCGTCGTCAACAACGAGGCCGACTGGGTCGACTGCATCACCGTCGAAGAACTCCGGCAGCTCTGGTCGGCCGAAGAACCGCCGGAGACCTGGAGCGAGGTGAACTCCGACTGGCCGGATCGGGAACTCGAACTCTACGGCCCGACGGACGCCTCCGGCACGTACGACTACTTCATCGAGGCCATCCTCGGCGAGGAAGGCCCCGGTCACCGACAGGACTACTCCGCCACCGAGCAGGACCGCACGATCATCCAGGGCGTCGAAGGCTCCGAAACCGCCATCGGCTACCTCGGCTTCGCGTACTACTCCCAGAACCAGGACCGAGTGAAGGCGCTCAGCGTCGACGACGGAAGCGGCTGTACCGAACCCTCGCTCGAAACGGCGCGGGCCGGCGAGTACACGCCACTCTCGCGGCCGCTCTTTACCTACGCCAAACAGGAGGCGCTGGCCGAGGAACACGTCGCCGAGTTCGCCCGGTACTGGATCGAGAACGCTACCAGTCAGGACATCGTCGCCGACGAGGTCGGCTACGTCCCCCTGAGCGACGAGGACCAGCAAGCCGCGATGGACGCCCTCGAATCGGCCATCGAGAACGCACAGGGCTGA
- a CDS encoding phosphate uptake regulator PhoU has protein sequence MVETRKVQVTGGSTYTVSIPKDWATDNGVSAGSEVAFYPEGDSLFLTPRTGDERTEGTLDIGELAGDELIRAVMTMYVSGFDIISLESARIATDQRRTIRQATQSLVGLEVLEETRDTVVIRDLLDSSELSINNAVTRMRLIALSMLEDAVTALIDLDEDLARDVIQRDDDVDRLWMVVSRIFRATLRSPRAAEELGVSREVCFDYQSAARQLERVADHATKIAHLSLNFDEPLPEEVKDALDGLHADAANVIDVAMDALFLDGSDEATREANEARESVQDIDSHARSIDELLRDLDPSRAQLLGLVVDSLSRSADYGGNIAETALQKAAPTP, from the coding sequence ATGGTAGAGACCCGAAAGGTGCAGGTGACCGGTGGATCGACGTACACCGTGTCGATTCCGAAGGACTGGGCGACCGACAACGGCGTGTCGGCGGGCAGCGAGGTAGCCTTCTACCCCGAGGGCGACTCCCTCTTTCTGACGCCACGCACCGGCGACGAGCGGACGGAAGGCACGCTCGACATCGGCGAACTCGCCGGGGACGAACTCATCCGCGCCGTCATGACGATGTACGTCAGCGGGTTCGACATCATCTCGCTGGAGAGCGCGCGGATCGCGACCGACCAACGCCGGACCATCCGTCAGGCGACACAGAGCCTCGTCGGTCTCGAAGTGCTCGAAGAGACCCGCGACACGGTCGTTATTCGGGACCTGCTCGACTCCTCCGAACTCTCGATCAACAACGCCGTCACCCGGATGCGGCTGATCGCCCTCTCGATGCTCGAGGACGCGGTGACGGCGCTGATCGACCTCGACGAGGACCTTGCGCGCGACGTGATCCAGCGGGACGACGACGTGGATCGTCTGTGGATGGTCGTCTCGCGCATCTTCCGCGCGACGCTTCGGAGCCCCCGGGCGGCGGAGGAGCTCGGCGTCTCCCGCGAGGTGTGTTTCGACTACCAGTCCGCGGCCCGACAGCTCGAACGCGTCGCCGACCACGCCACGAAGATCGCCCACCTCTCGCTCAACTTCGACGAACCGCTCCCCGAGGAGGTGAAAGACGCGCTCGACGGTCTCCACGCCGACGCCGCGAACGTCATCGACGTCGCGATGGACGCCCTCTTTCTCGACGGGAGCGACGAGGCGACCCGCGAAGCGAACGAGGCCCGCGAATCCGTCCAGGACATCGACAGCCACGCCCGGTCCATCGACGAACTGCTCCGCGACCTCGATCCGAGCCGGGCGCAACTGCTTGGCCTCGTCGTCGACTCCCTCTCCCGGAGCGCCGACTACGGCGGCAACATCGCCGAGACGGCGCTACAGAAGGCGGCGCCGACGCCGTAA
- a CDS encoding 30S ribosomal protein S8e codes for MKDQGRSTRKRTGGRLRPFRNKKRYQLGRQPAETTVGEPRFQTVDSRGNETKTRALATNVAHVAVDGETVEADIENVVDNPSNTNYARRNIVTKGAILDTSEGRARVTSRPGQSGQVNAVLVDE; via the coding sequence ATGAAAGATCAGGGACGCTCCACGCGGAAGCGCACTGGGGGCCGCCTCCGGCCCTTCCGAAACAAGAAGCGATACCAGCTGGGCCGTCAGCCGGCCGAGACGACGGTCGGCGAACCCCGGTTTCAGACCGTCGACTCCCGTGGCAACGAGACGAAGACGCGGGCGCTCGCGACGAACGTCGCCCACGTCGCCGTCGACGGCGAGACGGTCGAGGCCGACATCGAGAACGTCGTCGACAACCCATCGAACACCAACTACGCCCGCCGGAACATCGTCACGAAGGGGGCGATTCTCGACACGAGCGAGGGGCGTGCCCGCGTCACGTCCCGCCCGGGACAGAGCGGGCAGGTCAACGCGGTGCTGGTCGACGAGTAG
- a CDS encoding DUF2240 family protein, translated as MSLEAAVAAPFRDRGCERLGEGEFVVALSLDRDWFTPDQAKRLVDVAAGRGLLSREDDALVAAFDPASVTIPDGFVPDESVLREQSTFERVLSALTDAGVEKQAAVAAINERQRELGVTIEAAAVLYARGRGVAVADAAERALTDLTDDER; from the coding sequence ATGAGCCTCGAGGCCGCCGTCGCCGCGCCCTTCCGGGACCGAGGGTGCGAACGCCTCGGCGAGGGGGAGTTCGTGGTCGCGCTGTCGCTCGACCGCGACTGGTTCACGCCCGATCAGGCCAAGCGCCTCGTCGACGTGGCCGCCGGCCGGGGCCTGCTCTCCCGCGAGGACGACGCCCTCGTCGCCGCGTTCGACCCCGCGAGCGTCACCATCCCCGACGGCTTCGTCCCCGACGAGTCCGTCCTCCGCGAGCAGTCGACCTTCGAGCGCGTCCTCTCGGCGCTGACCGACGCCGGCGTCGAGAAGCAAGCTGCCGTCGCCGCGATCAACGAGCGACAGCGGGAACTCGGCGTCACCATCGAGGCCGCCGCCGTTCTCTACGCCCGCGGCCGGGGCGTCGCCGTCGCCGACGCCGCCGAGCGCGCGCTGACCGACCTCACCGACGACGAACGGTGA
- a CDS encoding HAD family hydrolase, producing the protein MDTAAVAFDLDDTLAVTRTDRAALLTEALRDVDAPQRSREAYLQAHAENLTARSREPVFDRLFEGHDVDAAAVATAYRERVNAALEPVPGVERMLADLRERYRLGLLTNGPVVAQRSKLDALGWVDAFDVTLVTGELAAGKPEPAAFESLLDELDTDAPETVFVGNDVTADVGGAVAAGIDAVQVCYPGGPSRDPDAFAHVDRDDLATELPRVLAER; encoded by the coding sequence ATGGATACGGCCGCGGTGGCGTTCGACCTCGACGACACGCTCGCGGTCACGCGGACCGACCGAGCGGCGCTCTTGACGGAGGCGCTCCGCGACGTCGACGCCCCGCAGCGTTCGCGGGAGGCGTACCTGCAGGCGCACGCGGAGAACCTGACGGCTCGGAGCCGAGAGCCGGTGTTCGATCGGCTGTTCGAAGGGCACGACGTCGACGCGGCCGCGGTGGCGACGGCGTATCGCGAGCGGGTGAACGCGGCGCTCGAACCGGTGCCCGGCGTCGAGCGGATGTTGGCCGACCTCCGCGAGCGCTACCGACTCGGCCTGCTGACCAACGGACCGGTCGTCGCACAGCGATCGAAACTCGACGCGCTGGGATGGGTCGACGCGTTCGACGTTACCCTCGTGACCGGGGAACTCGCGGCCGGGAAGCCCGAACCGGCGGCGTTCGAGTCGTTGCTCGACGAACTCGACACCGACGCGCCGGAGACGGTGTTCGTCGGCAACGACGTGACCGCGGACGTCGGTGGCGCCGTCGCCGCCGGCATCGACGCGGTACAGGTGTGTTACCCCGGCGGCCCGTCCCGCGACCCCGACGCGTTCGCACACGTCGACCGCGACGACCTGGCCACCGAGCTGCCGCGGGTACTCGCGGAGCGTTAG